The following are from one region of the Bacteroidota bacterium genome:
- a CDS encoding T9SS type A sorting domain-containing protein has translation MKKLLLTLSVVVAAATISIGQSQSYWLTTTFGGSPGGGTISKMSPTGVGFAHVYDFLYATGCNPYGNMIQASDGYLYGTSENGGPSGSCVIFRYDLVNNIYADVHDFYFADGYIPWSGLTELNGVLYGVTWDGGVYSNGVLYSYNLSNGVYTDLYDFNSTYGSYPWSALTVANGKLYGMAMSGGANNQGGLFCYDPATSNYSLLYSLNSSVGDGTTPYGSLLHAADGKFYGLTMTGGTNTVGTIFSFDESTSAFSTLYNLTTASGCQPKAALVQAPNGMMYGTTSEGGLDSNGVVFSFDPANNTYTDIHDLTLADGKNPNGDLTLSAAGLLFGTATGGGFSGAGTAFSFDLSNGAFNVIFNFVGNWGMNPNGGFNFVDMSLGIKDHSPLDASVSLFPNPAQDAITISASNAGSVSFTMINSLGQSVMSWKENSVMNYNKRIDVSALDAGIYFLEMKSGDKVVTKKFVKE, from the coding sequence ATGAAAAAACTTCTACTCACTCTTTCCGTTGTTGTCGCTGCGGCAACAATTTCAATTGGACAATCTCAGTCTTATTGGCTGACAACCACTTTTGGTGGCAGCCCCGGCGGTGGAACTATCAGTAAGATGTCACCAACTGGTGTTGGCTTCGCTCACGTTTATGATTTTCTCTATGCCACTGGATGCAATCCTTACGGCAACATGATTCAGGCGAGTGACGGATATCTTTATGGCACATCAGAAAATGGCGGGCCATCCGGTAGTTGCGTTATTTTCCGATACGATCTTGTCAATAATATTTATGCTGATGTTCATGATTTTTATTTTGCAGACGGATATATTCCGTGGTCGGGACTCACAGAGTTGAACGGTGTTCTCTATGGCGTTACGTGGGATGGAGGAGTTTATTCAAACGGAGTTCTCTATAGTTACAATTTATCGAATGGAGTTTATACCGACCTCTATGATTTTAATTCCACGTATGGTAGTTATCCGTGGAGTGCGCTCACTGTTGCAAACGGGAAATTATATGGAATGGCGATGTCAGGTGGAGCAAATAACCAGGGTGGACTTTTTTGTTATGATCCTGCTACGTCAAATTATAGTTTGCTGTATAGTTTGAATAGCAGCGTGGGTGATGGTACAACTCCTTACGGAAGTCTGTTGCATGCTGCCGATGGAAAATTCTATGGACTTACAATGACAGGAGGAACAAATACGGTGGGAACTATATTCAGCTTTGATGAAAGCACATCTGCGTTCAGCACGTTGTATAATTTAACAACAGCAAGTGGCTGTCAACCGAAAGCAGCACTTGTTCAGGCACCGAATGGAATGATGTATGGAACTACTTCAGAAGGCGGGCTTGATTCCAATGGAGTAGTTTTTTCTTTCGATCCCGCCAACAATACTTACACCGATATTCATGACCTCACACTTGCTGACGGAAAGAATCCGAATGGAGATCTTACTTTATCTGCCGCTGGTTTATTGTTCGGTACAGCCACCGGTGGAGGATTCAGTGGTGCAGGAACGGCCTTCAGTTTCGATCTTTCGAATGGGGCGTTCAATGTTATTTTCAATTTCGTCGGAAACTGGGGAATGAATCCGAATGGAGGATTCAACTTTGTGGATATGTCGCTCGGGATAAAAGATCATTCTCCACTCGATGCCTCTGTCTCTCTTTTCCCTAATCCTGCGCAGGATGCGATCACCATTTCTGCTTCGAATGCAGGATCTGTTTCTTTCACCATGATCAATTCTCTAGGACAATCCGTGATGTCGTGGAAAGAAAACTCCGTGATGAATTACAACAAACGGATTGATGTTTCTGCTCTCGACGCCGGAATTTATTTCCTCGAGATGAAGAGCGGAGATAAAGTGGTGACGAAGAAATTTGTGAAGGAGTAA
- a CDS encoding purine-nucleoside phosphorylase produces the protein MYDRILSTANYIKEKTKNFLPETGIILGTGLGGLVNEIAAEFILDYSSIPDFPVSTVEGHSGKLIFGKLSGKNVVAMQGRFHFYEGYTMQQVTFPVRVMKLLGIKRLFVSNASGGVNPAFSIGELMIINDHINLFPTNPLIGPNEKKFGARFPDMSEPYDRKLIALAKNIAAEKNIRVQEGIYAGMSGPTFETPAEYAYVRNIGADAVGMSTVPEVIVARHMEIPVFAMSVITDLGVPGKIVEVTHADVQKAAQATEKKMTLLMKELIARL, from the coding sequence ATGTACGATCGAATCCTGTCAACAGCAAATTACATTAAAGAAAAAACAAAGAATTTTCTCCCGGAGACGGGCATCATTCTCGGCACCGGACTCGGCGGACTCGTGAATGAGATCGCAGCAGAATTCATTCTTGACTACAGCAGCATTCCTGATTTTCCTGTTTCAACAGTAGAAGGACATTCGGGAAAACTCATCTTCGGAAAACTTTCCGGAAAAAATGTAGTGGCCATGCAGGGACGTTTTCATTTTTACGAAGGATACACCATGCAGCAAGTAACATTTCCTGTGCGCGTAATGAAACTGCTGGGTATAAAACGGCTTTTTGTTTCCAATGCAAGCGGCGGAGTGAATCCCGCTTTTTCCATTGGAGAATTGATGATCATCAACGATCACATCAATTTATTCCCGACGAATCCGCTCATTGGTCCCAATGAAAAAAAATTCGGCGCACGTTTTCCCGACATGAGCGAACCTTATGACAGAAAATTAATTGCGCTTGCAAAAAATATTGCTGCAGAAAAAAACATCCGTGTGCAGGAAGGAATTTATGCCGGAATGAGCGGGCCTACTTTTGAAACTCCGGCCGAATACGCGTATGTGCGCAACATAGGCGCAGACGCCGTGGGCATGAGTACAGTTCCGGAAGTGATCGTTGCGCGCCACATGGAAATTCCTGTCTTCGCGATGTCGGTAATCACTGATCTTGGTGTTCCCGGAAAAATTGTAGAAGTCACACACGCAGATGTTCAGAAAGCGGCACAGGCAACAGAAAAAAAAATGACGTTGCTGATGAAAGAGCTGATCGCCAGACTCTAA
- the lpxK gene encoding tetraacyldisaccharide 4'-kinase codes for MLRLLAWPFSILYGLIVVIRNKLFDAGILPSTEIKSVSTIGVGNLTVGGTGKTPHVEYLVKLLRGKYKVATLSRGYGRKTSGFILAKADSLTDEIGDEPMQFRHRFPEEVPVAVDGNRVHGVKKLLVNFPDRQVIILDDVFQHRRIKPGLQILLTDYALLYYEDRMLPTGNLREPRSGDKRADIIVVTKTPQMFSPLERKRIIKEIKPQPWQKVYFSWIRYGEFIPFGNVGELEIKPKEHFFENKFTIVLLTGIANSHSLEYFLKDKVTELIPYRFPDHHEFSPADLLRLQEIFKSAKSEKKIVLTTEKDAMRLRKPGLAEYIGDLPLYYIPIEIAFHDRDEESFNQQINDYVRSNPVNSKLH; via the coding sequence GTGCTCCGTCTTCTGGCATGGCCTTTTTCTATACTCTACGGACTGATCGTTGTGATCCGGAATAAATTATTTGATGCGGGCATTCTTCCTTCCACAGAAATAAAATCGGTTTCAACAATTGGCGTTGGAAATCTTACCGTAGGCGGCACGGGAAAAACTCCGCACGTGGAATATCTCGTCAAACTTTTGCGGGGAAAATACAAAGTGGCAACACTGAGTCGCGGTTACGGAAGAAAAACATCAGGATTCATTCTTGCAAAAGCAGATTCGCTCACCGACGAGATTGGCGATGAACCCATGCAGTTCCGCCACCGTTTCCCGGAAGAAGTTCCTGTTGCAGTAGATGGAAATCGTGTTCATGGTGTAAAAAAGTTACTCGTCAATTTTCCCGATCGCCAGGTGATTATTCTGGATGATGTTTTTCAGCACCGGAGAATAAAACCCGGCTTGCAGATCCTGCTTACGGATTATGCTCTTTTGTATTATGAAGATCGTATGCTGCCCACCGGGAATCTGCGCGAGCCGCGATCGGGCGACAAACGTGCGGACATCATTGTTGTGACAAAAACTCCGCAGATGTTCTCTCCGCTCGAACGCAAACGCATTATCAAAGAAATAAAACCCCAGCCGTGGCAGAAAGTTTATTTTTCCTGGATTCGCTATGGAGAATTCATTCCTTTCGGCAACGTGGGCGAGCTCGAAATAAAACCGAAAGAACACTTTTTTGAAAATAAATTCACCATTGTCCTGCTCACCGGCATTGCCAATTCTCATTCGCTGGAATATTTTCTCAAGGACAAAGTGACCGAACTCATTCCCTATCGTTTCCCCGATCACCATGAATTTTCTCCGGCAGACTTATTACGTTTGCAGGAAATTTTCAAATCGGCCAAATCAGAAAAAAAGATTGTTCTTACTACGGAAAAAGATGCGATGCGCTTACGCAAGCCCGGCCTTGCAGAATACATCGGCGATCTTCCTCTCTATTACATTCCAATCGAGATCGCATTTCACGACCGCGATGAAGAATCTTTCAATCAACAAATAAATGATTATGTACGATCGAATCCTGTCAACAGCAAATTACATTAA
- a CDS encoding S8 family peptidase produces MKKIFILSTLLLPLFSIAQEMKIPLALYEKASHYAANENIRILVQGNPLEIADAAKKHNGYLVYNEGMICSVCIPAHELVNFSKENGIVRIGNSVGKMQLMNDTIKQQTGLNNVHNGMAPLTQPYKGDNVIMGMIDSGIDFNHPDFKDSNGKTRILYIWDQRDTSGTGPTPWLYGTLWDSAQINNGSCTHNDLQYFGHGTHTSGIAGGNGSSTVARDYSGAAPNVNFVVVALDFNYVYSNSAVADAAEYIYSVAMSLGRPCVINASVGDYYGSHDGQDPEAMMIDTMLNTPGRAFVCAAGNAGNLPIHLSYTLSSDTNLTWFNSSQNIYLQLWADTTNFNSAKFAIGCTQDVSFIDKGRTLFTNIQSNLPGISVDTLKNSAGQRLAIISRVATIQGSAYSMEFLIVQDSSTTYDYSLLTTGSGLFHLWSFDIYTNPLPNSTTYPNIAYYKQTDTTYTLCSSFQCSNRTITVANYVNRDVWMDVNNTWEHDTTVTAGTIMWNSSVGPTRDGRYKPDISAPGANDISCGVISELPAIIAGAPQYVGVGGFHVVDGGTSAASPVVAGSVALYLQLHPNATWQDCKNAVIYCAKQDVFTGSSLPDYTWGYGKIDAFSMMTNCALTTSSTIVDGNEISFYPDPLNGETEMEIHFNAVNAPMKFEIWSTTGALVYSENISPGTSSVHLAANSLAGGIYLVKMSGENYFTAKKIVVE; encoded by the coding sequence ATGAAAAAAATATTTATTCTTTCCACTCTCCTTCTCCCCTTATTCAGCATTGCACAGGAAATGAAAATTCCATTGGCGCTTTACGAAAAAGCTTCCCATTATGCTGCGAATGAAAACATCCGCATTCTTGTACAGGGAAATCCGCTGGAGATTGCTGATGCAGCTAAAAAACACAATGGTTATCTCGTGTACAACGAAGGAATGATCTGCTCCGTATGCATTCCTGCACATGAACTCGTGAATTTCTCGAAGGAGAATGGCATTGTGCGCATTGGGAATTCCGTCGGGAAAATGCAGTTGATGAATGATACGATCAAGCAACAAACCGGTTTGAACAATGTGCACAATGGAATGGCGCCACTCACGCAACCCTACAAAGGCGACAATGTAATTATGGGAATGATAGATTCCGGCATCGATTTCAATCATCCTGATTTTAAAGATTCCAATGGAAAAACAAGAATTCTCTACATCTGGGATCAGCGCGACACGAGCGGAACTGGTCCAACGCCGTGGCTCTACGGAACTTTGTGGGACAGCGCGCAGATCAATAACGGATCATGTACGCATAATGATCTGCAGTATTTCGGTCACGGTACGCACACAAGCGGGATCGCGGGAGGAAATGGTTCATCCACTGTTGCGCGCGATTACAGCGGCGCTGCTCCCAATGTAAATTTTGTTGTTGTTGCACTCGATTTCAATTATGTGTATTCCAATTCCGCTGTGGCCGATGCAGCAGAATATATTTACAGCGTTGCTATGTCGCTCGGGCGCCCGTGCGTGATCAACGCGAGCGTGGGCGATTACTACGGTTCGCACGACGGACAGGATCCGGAAGCAATGATGATTGATACGATGCTCAACACGCCGGGACGCGCGTTTGTGTGCGCGGCGGGCAACGCAGGAAATCTTCCCATTCATCTTTCTTACACCCTTTCATCCGATACGAATCTTACGTGGTTCAACTCTTCGCAGAATATTTATTTACAACTCTGGGCCGACACCACTAATTTCAACAGCGCAAAATTCGCGATCGGTTGCACGCAGGATGTAAGTTTCATTGACAAAGGAAGAACACTGTTCACAAACATTCAGAGTAATCTTCCCGGCATCAGCGTGGACACACTGAAAAATTCAGCAGGGCAACGGCTTGCAATTATTTCACGAGTGGCCACTATACAAGGAAGCGCTTACAGTATGGAATTTCTCATTGTGCAGGATTCATCCACCACTTACGATTACAGTTTACTCACAACCGGCAGCGGTCTTTTTCATCTCTGGAGTTTTGATATTTACACCAATCCTCTTCCGAATTCCACAACTTATCCTAACATCGCTTATTACAAACAAACCGATACCACTTACACACTATGCAGCAGCTTCCAATGTTCGAACCGCACGATCACTGTTGCGAATTATGTGAATCGCGATGTGTGGATGGATGTGAACAATACCTGGGAACACGATACGACTGTAACTGCAGGAACCATCATGTGGAATTCCAGCGTGGGGCCAACGCGTGATGGAAGATACAAGCCGGATATTTCTGCTCCCGGCGCCAATGATATTTCGTGTGGTGTGATCAGCGAATTGCCGGCCATCATTGCAGGCGCACCACAGTATGTAGGTGTCGGTGGATTTCATGTTGTGGACGGAGGAACGAGCGCTGCATCTCCTGTGGTTGCCGGATCGGTCGCGTTGTATTTACAACTTCATCCGAATGCAACCTGGCAGGATTGTAAAAATGCAGTGATCTATTGTGCGAAACAGGATGTGTTCACCGGCAGCAGTCTTCCTGATTACACATGGGGTTATGGAAAAATTGATGCATTCAGCATGATGACGAATTGCGCGCTCACCACTTCCTCAACCATCGTTGACGGCAATGAAATTTCATTTTATCCCGATCCGCTCAATGGCGAAACAGAAATGGAAATTCATTTTAATGCAGTGAATGCTCCAATGAAATTCGAGATCTGGTCCACTACAGGCGCACTGGTTTATTCCGAAAATATTTCTCCCGGAACTTCATCCGTTCATCTTGCTGCGAATTCACTCGCCGGTGGAATTTATCTCGTGAAAATGTCAGGCGAAAATTATTTTACGGCGAAGAAGATCGTTGTGGAATGA
- the ettA gene encoding energy-dependent translational throttle protein EttA, with translation MSTEGRQIIFSMVNVSKIHPPQKQVLKDIYLSFYYGAKIGVIGLNGSGKSSLLRIIAGVDKDYIGEVHFSPGYTIGFLEQEPKLDETKTVMDIVKEGVKPIMDVLREFEEVNNKFAEPDANMDKLMARQAVLQEKIDQLDAWNIESKLERAMDALQCPEGDTPVNVCSGGERRRVALCRLLLQQPDILLLDEPTNHLDAESVQWLENHLQSYPGTIISVTHDRYFLDNVAGWILELDRGEGIPWKGNYSEWLDQKSKRLAQEEKTESKRRKNLERELEWVRKGPKGRQSKSKARLANYEKMLGEDVKTKEANLELFIPNGPRLGNEVIEAVNVGKAFGEKVLYENMNFKLPPAGIVGIIGPNGAGKTTLFRMIMGEEKPDGGEFKVGPTVKVAYVDQAHAEINPEHTVFEAITGGTEYVELAGHKIISRAYVSKFNFNGQDQGKKVKILSGGERNRLHLALTLRGGSNVLLLDEPTNDIDVNTMRALEEALDNFAGCAVIISHDRWFLDRVCTHILAFEGNSSTYFFEGTYSEYEENKKKRLGETEPKRFRYKKLAV, from the coding sequence ATGTCAACAGAAGGAAGACAGATCATTTTTTCGATGGTGAATGTTTCAAAAATTCATCCTCCGCAAAAACAAGTTCTGAAAGATATTTATCTCTCATTTTATTATGGCGCAAAGATCGGTGTCATCGGTTTGAATGGTTCCGGAAAATCTTCACTGCTCAGAATTATTGCGGGCGTCGACAAAGATTACATCGGAGAAGTTCATTTTTCTCCGGGATACACGATCGGTTTTCTCGAGCAGGAACCGAAACTCGATGAAACAAAAACGGTGATGGACATTGTGAAAGAAGGTGTGAAGCCGATCATGGATGTGCTGCGCGAATTCGAAGAAGTGAATAATAAATTCGCCGAGCCCGATGCCAACATGGATAAACTCATGGCGCGACAAGCGGTTCTCCAGGAAAAAATTGATCAGCTCGACGCGTGGAATATCGAAAGCAAACTCGAACGCGCAATGGATGCGTTGCAATGTCCCGAAGGCGATACGCCGGTCAATGTTTGCTCCGGTGGTGAAAGAAGACGCGTTGCCTTGTGCCGATTGCTATTGCAGCAACCCGATATTCTTTTGCTCGATGAGCCGACGAACCATCTCGATGCTGAATCGGTGCAGTGGCTGGAAAATCATTTGCAATCTTATCCCGGAACAATTATTTCAGTTACACACGATAGGTATTTTCTCGATAATGTTGCGGGATGGATTTTAGAATTGGATCGTGGCGAAGGAATTCCGTGGAAAGGAAATTATTCCGAGTGGCTCGATCAGAAATCAAAACGATTGGCGCAGGAAGAAAAAACAGAAAGCAAGCGCAGAAAAAATCTCGAGCGCGAATTGGAGTGGGTGAGAAAAGGTCCGAAGGGAAGACAATCGAAATCGAAAGCGCGTTTGGCGAATTATGAAAAAATGCTGGGCGAAGATGTGAAAACGAAAGAAGCCAACCTCGAACTTTTTATTCCGAACGGGCCTCGCCTCGGAAATGAAGTGATAGAAGCGGTGAATGTGGGAAAAGCTTTCGGAGAAAAAGTTTTGTATGAGAATATGAATTTCAAATTACCGCCGGCAGGAATTGTCGGCATCATTGGCCCGAACGGCGCAGGTAAAACAACTTTGTTCCGAATGATCATGGGCGAAGAAAAACCTGATGGTGGAGAATTTAAAGTCGGCCCAACGGTGAAAGTCGCTTACGTTGACCAGGCGCATGCAGAAATAAATCCGGAGCATACCGTTTTCGAAGCCATAACCGGCGGAACAGAATATGTGGAACTCGCCGGACATAAAATTATTTCGCGTGCGTATGTTTCAAAATTCAATTTCAACGGACAGGATCAGGGTAAAAAAGTGAAAATACTTTCAGGCGGAGAGAGAAACCGTTTGCATCTCGCGCTCACATTGCGCGGTGGATCGAATGTGTTATTGCTCGACGAGCCGACGAACGACATTGATGTGAATACGATGCGCGCACTGGAAGAAGCGCTCGATAATTTTGCGGGATGTGCAGTGATCATTTCGCACGACCGTTGGTTCCTCGATCGCGTGTGTACGCACATACTTGCGTTCGAAGGAAATTCTTCCACGTACTTTTTCGAAGGAACTTATTCCGAATACGAGGAGAATAAGAAAAAACGCCTCGGTGAAACGGAGCCGAAAAGATTCCGTTATAAAAAACTCGCGGTGTAA
- a CDS encoding histidine--tRNA ligase, which produces MSSKPSIPKGTRDFSPDEMVRRNYIFDTIRSVFKKYGYQQIETPAMENLETLLGKYGEEGDKLIFKIRSNKSLRDQIGIEKSEVLDEIYPHWLPQVSDKALRYDLTVPFARYVVQHQNEISFPFKRYQIQPVWRADRPQKGRYREFYQCDADVIGSNSLINEVELVQMIDEVFSVFKVPVTIKINNRKILAGIAEVIGEKEKIVDITVAIDKYDKIGEDGVRKELNEKGIGTDSINKLISFLNSLWAVPDGEDRIDVLKRYFPNNDVALKGIEEVNFVFENAIQLGLSNSKIEIDISLARGLNYYTGAIFEVKANAGTLTSSICGGGRYDDLTGIFGLPNVSGVGISFGIDRIFDVLNEVGYPVDMSAVGTRLMFINKGGKSETISLQLLKQIREKNIAAEIYPDNVKWEKQAKYVEAKKIPFTATVDENTFEHDQKIALKFQENGKWNALSLTIDELIKRIST; this is translated from the coding sequence ATGTCTTCGAAGCCATCCATCCCAAAAGGCACACGTGATTTTTCTCCCGACGAAATGGTGAGGAGAAATTATATTTTCGATACAATTCGTTCCGTTTTTAAAAAGTACGGGTACCAGCAGATAGAGACGCCGGCGATGGAGAATTTGGAAACTCTATTGGGAAAATATGGTGAAGAGGGAGACAAATTAATTTTTAAAATCAGAAGTAATAAAAGTCTTCGTGACCAGATTGGAATTGAAAAGTCTGAAGTGCTTGATGAAATTTATCCACATTGGCTTCCACAAGTTTCGGATAAGGCGTTGCGATACGATCTCACCGTTCCATTCGCACGTTACGTCGTTCAACACCAGAATGAAATTTCGTTTCCGTTCAAGCGTTACCAGATTCAACCAGTGTGGAGAGCCGATCGTCCGCAGAAAGGTCGGTATCGTGAATTTTACCAATGTGATGCCGATGTGATCGGAAGTAATTCACTGATCAATGAAGTGGAGTTGGTGCAGATGATCGATGAAGTGTTTTCTGTTTTCAAAGTTCCGGTGACAATAAAAATCAACAACAGAAAAATCCTCGCGGGAATTGCAGAAGTCATTGGAGAAAAAGAAAAGATTGTGGATATCACCGTTGCCATTGACAAGTACGATAAAATTGGTGAGGACGGAGTAAGGAAGGAGTTGAACGAAAAGGGAATCGGAACAGATTCAATAAACAAACTAATTTCTTTTCTCAATAGTCTTTGGGCAGTGCCTGACGGAGAAGATAGAATTGATGTACTGAAGAGATACTTCCCTAATAATGATGTTGCATTAAAGGGAATTGAGGAAGTGAATTTTGTTTTTGAAAATGCTATACAATTAGGATTGTCAAACTCTAAAATTGAAATTGATATTTCTTTGGCTCGCGGACTGAATTACTACACCGGCGCCATCTTCGAAGTAAAAGCAAATGCCGGAACACTTACTTCTTCCATCTGCGGTGGCGGCCGCTACGATGATCTCACCGGAATTTTCGGTCTGCCGAATGTTTCCGGAGTTGGAATTTCATTCGGCATTGACAGGATCTTTGATGTGTTGAATGAAGTTGGTTATCCTGTGGATATGAGCGCTGTGGGAACACGTTTGATGTTCATCAACAAAGGCGGAAAGAGCGAAACGATTTCTCTGCAATTGCTCAAACAGATCCGCGAAAAAAATATTGCCGCTGAAATTTATCCCGACAATGTGAAATGGGAAAAGCAGGCGAAATATGTGGAAGCGAAAAAAATTCCATTCACTGCAACAGTTGATGAAAATACTTTTGAACATGATCAGAAGATCGCATTGAAATTCCAGGAGAATGGAAAATGGAATGCGTTGAGTTTGACAATAGATGAATTGATAAAAAGAATCTCCACGTAA
- the hutH gene encoding histidine ammonia-lyase codes for MNYELCPTKPLSLEIISKLLRELPELKLSAEAERRVKFSHDRLHKIIADAKHPIYGINTGFGDLKNEKISNEQLSQLQANLVMSHACGTGDRVPVEIVRLMLLLKIQGLIHGNSGVQLETVQMMVVFWNNRIFPVVYENGSLGASGDLAPLAHLALPFIGKGEVNELGTIRPAAEVLAEKKIKPLTLEVKEGLAILNGTQFMSAWGVWILLRSKNILEAADAIGALSLEGYDGLREPFDPRLHDIRPHPGQIHSASRILQLIEKSEIANKPKEKKADVQDPYSFRCMPQVHGASRDAFAYAERVFITEINSVTDNPTLFPQHDEILSGGNFHGQPLALALDFLAIAIAEIGSISERRTYLLISGKRGLPPMLVSKAGLNSGLMIPQYTAASIVSQNKQLCTPASVDSIVSSNGQEDHVSMGANAATKCGRVVRNTERVLAIELMTAAQALDMRVKEEGLKTSPQMKKLHSHFRKSVAYLDTDRELYTDISSAEKFIHDFDFSSL; via the coding sequence ATGAACTACGAACTCTGTCCTACTAAACCTCTCTCTCTCGAAATAATTTCGAAGTTGCTTCGTGAATTGCCCGAACTCAAACTTTCTGCCGAAGCGGAACGCCGCGTAAAATTTTCACACGATCGCTTGCATAAAATAATCGCCGATGCAAAACATCCGATCTACGGCATCAATACCGGTTTCGGCGATCTGAAGAATGAAAAAATTTCCAACGAACAACTTTCGCAACTCCAGGCAAATCTCGTGATGTCGCACGCGTGCGGTACCGGCGACAGGGTTCCTGTTGAAATCGTACGATTGATGCTCCTCCTCAAAATACAGGGACTCATTCACGGAAATTCCGGTGTGCAATTGGAAACCGTGCAGATGATGGTTGTGTTCTGGAACAACCGCATTTTTCCTGTCGTGTATGAGAACGGTTCACTCGGCGCTTCCGGCGATCTCGCTCCATTGGCACATCTTGCTCTTCCGTTCATTGGCAAAGGAGAAGTGAATGAACTCGGCACTATTCGCCCGGCAGCAGAAGTTCTCGCGGAAAAAAAAATAAAACCACTTACGCTCGAGGTGAAAGAAGGACTCGCGATCCTCAACGGAACTCAATTCATGAGCGCGTGGGGCGTGTGGATTTTGTTGCGCTCAAAAAATATTCTCGAAGCGGCGGATGCGATCGGCGCACTTTCGCTTGAAGGATACGACGGACTCCGTGAGCCATTCGATCCGCGCCTTCATGACATTCGTCCGCACCCGGGACAAATTCATTCTGCTTCTCGTATTCTTCAACTCATTGAGAAAAGTGAGATCGCAAATAAACCGAAGGAGAAAAAAGCAGATGTGCAGGATCCGTATTCTTTCCGTTGCATGCCGCAGGTGCATGGTGCTTCGCGCGATGCGTTCGCCTATGCGGAACGTGTTTTTATCACTGAAATAAATTCTGTCACTGATAATCCCACTTTATTTCCGCAGCATGATGAAATTCTTTCGGGAGGAAATTTTCACGGGCAACCTTTGGCGCTTGCACTCGATTTTCTCGCGATCGCCATTGCTGAAATAGGAAGTATTTCGGAGCGAAGAACATATTTACTGATCTCCGGCAAACGCGGACTTCCGCCAATGCTTGTATCGAAAGCCGGATTGAATTCCGGTTTGATGATCCCTCAGTACACGGCCGCTTCCATTGTCAGCCAGAATAAACAATTGTGCACGCCGGCTTCAGTCGATAGTATTGTTTCTTCGAACGGGCAGGAAGATCATGTGAGCATGGGCGCGAATGCAGCCACCAAGTGCGGGCGCGTTGTGCGTAACACGGAGCGCGTACTCGCGATCGAGCTCATGACGGCCGCGCAGGCGCTCGACATGCGCGTGAAGGAAGAAGGATTAAAAACTTCTCCGCAAATGAAAAAGCTGCATTCGCATTTCCGGAAATCTGTTGCTTATCTCGACACCGACCGTGAATTGTACACCGATATTTCTTCTGCAGAAAAGTTCATTCACGATTTTGATTTTTCTTCTTTGTAA